A genomic window from Tolypothrix sp. PCC 7910 includes:
- a CDS encoding DUF362 domain-containing protein, with protein MQTQKPSVSLIRANSYERETLRESLETLLEPFGGIAAFVKPGDRVLLKPNLLTGARPGKECTTRPELVYTVAQMVMEVGGKPFLGDSPAFGSAKGVAIANGYAPILEELQLPIIDFHGQRYETVGENFNHLLLSKEAMAADVVVNLPKVKSHAQLTLTLGVKNLFGCVPGKMKAWWHMEAGKDANRFGEMLVETAKAINPSLTILDGIIGHDGNGPSNGEPRALGILAAASNVFALDRAMVEILNVPPQQVPTVAASQRLGLCPELAEIDFPHLEPDLLKIEDWRLPDKLIPIDFAMPRVIKSTFKHLYIRFIKEPMTAYGRR; from the coding sequence ATGCAGACACAAAAACCATCTGTCAGCTTAATCCGTGCTAATTCTTACGAACGAGAGACTTTACGCGAGTCACTAGAAACGCTGCTGGAACCTTTCGGGGGAATAGCAGCTTTTGTGAAGCCAGGCGATCGCGTTTTGCTCAAACCCAATTTACTCACAGGTGCGCGTCCTGGTAAAGAGTGTACTACTCGCCCCGAATTGGTTTACACAGTTGCCCAGATGGTAATGGAAGTGGGCGGTAAGCCATTTTTAGGAGATAGTCCCGCTTTTGGGAGTGCGAAGGGTGTGGCGATCGCCAATGGCTATGCACCGATTTTAGAGGAACTTCAGTTACCAATTATCGATTTTCACGGTCAGCGTTACGAAACTGTTGGCGAAAATTTTAATCATCTGTTGCTATCAAAAGAAGCAATGGCGGCGGATGTGGTGGTTAACTTACCCAAAGTTAAATCCCATGCTCAACTAACATTAACTTTAGGCGTAAAAAATCTCTTTGGTTGTGTTCCTGGCAAAATGAAAGCTTGGTGGCACATGGAAGCTGGGAAAGATGCCAACCGCTTTGGAGAAATGTTGGTAGAAACTGCAAAGGCTATTAACCCCAGCTTAACCATTTTAGATGGGATCATCGGTCATGATGGCAATGGCCCTAGTAATGGAGAACCGCGTGCATTAGGTATTTTGGCAGCAGCATCAAATGTGTTTGCCCTGGATCGGGCAATGGTAGAAATTCTCAATGTCCCACCCCAGCAAGTACCCACAGTTGCAGCTTCCCAAAGATTAGGACTATGCCCAGAATTGGCTGAAATTGATTTTCCTCATTTAGAACCTGACTTACTCAAAATAGAAGATTGGCGATTACCAGATAAGTTAATCCCCATCGATTTTGCCATGCCCCGTGTGATTAAATCCACATTTAAACACCTTTACATTCGTTTTATTAAAGAACCAATGACTGCCTATGGTAGACGTTAG
- the galE gene encoding UDP-glucose 4-epimerase GalE — translation MKKVLVTGGAGYIGSHVVRQLGEAGYDVVVYDNCSTGSPKAVLNGELIIGDLADTDRLYQVFAKHRFSAVLHFAASLIVPESVAHPLDYYSNNTRNTLNLLRCCNVLDVNQFIFSSTAAVYGEPEENPVTESTPTLPINPYGRSKLMSEWLIQDHSLASRLRYVTLRYFNVGGADPGGRLGQSLRNVTHLIAAACNAALKRQSEVKIFGTDFPTPDGTGIRDYIHVEDLAAAHVDALRYLEAGGESQTLNCGYGKGYSVRQVIERVKAISGVDFPVIEAERRPGDPACVTACADKIRQVLDWQPQYNDLDTIVYTTLAWEMQKENLRPVTGTRQKLVLINKERPVRSKIAEIAYRLPQ, via the coding sequence ATGAAAAAAGTCTTAGTAACTGGCGGTGCAGGTTATATTGGTTCCCACGTCGTGCGCCAATTAGGGGAAGCTGGTTATGATGTGGTGGTGTACGATAATTGTTCTACAGGTTCACCAAAGGCAGTACTAAACGGTGAGTTAATTATTGGTGATTTAGCAGATACAGACCGTCTTTACCAAGTTTTTGCCAAACACCGATTCAGCGCAGTTTTGCACTTTGCTGCTAGTCTAATTGTACCAGAATCAGTTGCTCATCCGCTTGACTACTATAGTAACAACACACGCAATACTCTAAATTTGCTGCGATGCTGTAATGTTCTAGACGTTAACCAATTTATTTTTTCTAGTACAGCCGCGGTTTACGGTGAACCGGAAGAGAACCCAGTTACCGAATCTACACCGACTTTACCGATTAACCCCTATGGACGCTCAAAGCTGATGAGTGAATGGCTAATTCAAGACCACAGTTTAGCGTCACGGTTGCGATATGTGACTCTACGCTACTTTAATGTGGGGGGTGCCGATCCTGGCGGGCGATTGGGGCAAAGTTTACGTAATGTAACACACTTAATTGCAGCCGCTTGTAATGCAGCACTGAAACGTCAGTCAGAAGTCAAAATTTTTGGCACAGATTTTCCCACTCCTGATGGGACGGGAATTAGAGATTATATTCACGTTGAGGACTTAGCCGCTGCCCATGTCGATGCTTTACGCTATCTAGAAGCGGGTGGAGAAAGCCAAACTCTTAATTGTGGCTATGGCAAAGGCTACAGTGTGCGCCAAGTCATTGAAAGAGTAAAAGCTATTTCTGGTGTAGATTTCCCTGTAATTGAAGCTGAACGTCGTCCTGGAGATCCAGCTTGTGTAACAGCTTGTGCTGATAAAATCCGTCAGGTATTGGATTGGCAACCCCAGTATAACGACTTGGATACCATTGTCTATACAACTTTGGCTTGGGAAATGCAAAAAGAAAATCTGCGTCCGGTAACGGGAACTAGGCAGAAGCTAGTATTAATCAACAAAGAAAGACCTGTAAGATCTAAAATTGCTGAAATTGCTTATCGGCTACCGCAGTAG
- a CDS encoding aspartate ammonia-lyase has translation MTQQADSQFRIERDSMGDRQIASNVYYGIQTLRAIENFPISGLKPLDTYVDACLLIKKATAIVNGELGCIPQEISQAIVQATDEILAGKLRDQFVVDVYQAGAGTSHHMNVNEVLANRALEILGDEKGNYKRVSPNDHVNYGQSTNDVIPTAIRIGGLLALTHTLHPALDNAIAALEAKAAEFQDIVKSGRTHLQDAVPVRLGENFRAWAYILAEHQNRIYTASSDLMVLGLGGSAAGTGMNTHPRYRARVVEVLAELLNSPLQPAPHLMAAMQSMAPFVNVSGAVRNLAQDLVKISHDLRLMDSGPKTGFKEIQLPPVQPGSSIMPGKYNPVMAEMTSMVCFQVMGYDNAIALAAQAGQLELNVMMPLIAYDLIHSIEILGNTIAALTERCIKGITANQERCLAYAEGSLALVTALNTHIGYLNAAAVAKESLETGKSLRQIVLEKGLMSEAELATVLNLEQMSGIIPLTPESDNLD, from the coding sequence ATGACTCAACAAGCAGACTCCCAATTTCGCATCGAACGCGATTCGATGGGCGATCGCCAAATTGCTAGTAATGTTTATTACGGTATACAAACGCTGCGGGCGATAGAAAACTTCCCTATTAGTGGGCTAAAGCCTTTAGATACTTACGTAGATGCTTGCCTATTAATTAAAAAAGCTACCGCAATTGTTAATGGTGAATTGGGATGCATTCCCCAAGAAATTAGTCAGGCGATTGTACAAGCAACTGATGAGATACTTGCAGGGAAGTTGCGCGATCAATTTGTGGTTGATGTTTATCAAGCTGGTGCAGGAACTTCGCACCACATGAATGTCAATGAAGTGCTGGCGAATCGCGCTTTAGAAATTTTGGGGGATGAAAAGGGTAACTACAAGCGTGTCAGTCCTAACGATCATGTAAATTATGGGCAGTCTACCAATGATGTCATCCCTACGGCAATTCGTATTGGTGGCTTATTGGCACTTACTCATACATTACACCCAGCATTAGATAATGCGATCGCAGCCTTGGAAGCCAAAGCCGCAGAATTTCAAGACATCGTCAAATCTGGTAGAACTCATTTGCAAGATGCTGTACCCGTGCGCTTAGGCGAGAACTTTCGCGCTTGGGCGTATATACTTGCAGAACATCAAAACCGGATTTACACAGCCTCTAGCGATTTAATGGTGTTGGGTTTAGGTGGAAGCGCGGCTGGTACAGGTATGAATACTCATCCACGTTATCGGGCGCGGGTGGTGGAAGTATTAGCAGAATTACTCAACTCGCCTTTGCAACCTGCACCGCATCTCATGGCTGCAATGCAGAGTATGGCACCATTTGTAAATGTTTCCGGTGCTGTACGTAATTTAGCTCAGGATTTAGTCAAAATCTCCCATGATTTGCGGTTGATGGATTCGGGGCCAAAAACTGGATTCAAGGAAATTCAACTACCACCAGTGCAACCTGGTTCTTCAATTATGCCAGGCAAGTACAATCCGGTGATGGCAGAGATGACATCAATGGTATGTTTTCAAGTCATGGGTTACGACAATGCGATCGCACTAGCAGCCCAAGCAGGACAATTAGAATTAAATGTGATGATGCCGCTAATTGCCTATGATTTGATTCATAGTATCGAAATTTTGGGTAATACAATTGCCGCCCTCACGGAACGCTGCATCAAGGGTATTACTGCTAACCAAGAACGTTGTTTAGCATACGCGGAAGGTAGTTTGGCTTTAGTTACCGCCTTAAATACCCACATTGGTTATCTCAATGCGGCGGCTGTGGCGAAGGAATCTTTGGAAACTGGCAAATCTTTACGGCAGATTGTTTTGGAGAAAGGGCTGATGAGTGAAGCGGAATTAGCCACTGTGTTAAATCTCGAACAGATGAGCGGTATCATACCCCTCACTCCAGAATCAGACAACCTAGATTAA
- the pgsA gene encoding CDP-diacylglycerol--glycerol-3-phosphate 3-phosphatidyltransferase, which yields MTIPNWITFSRLLGIPFLLYGLYNPTTEAKWICLTIFLVAALTDWLDGYLARKLNQISDLGKFLDPLVDKFLVLAPLMVLIELGKVPAWGVFLILARELAIAGWRVNQTQITGANIWGKLKTVSQIIAIALLIAPLSADWQIPAITAFWVSVILTLISGAIYLLPSSD from the coding sequence ATGACCATACCCAACTGGATTACTTTTTCGCGCTTATTAGGAATACCATTTCTCCTTTACGGCTTATACAATCCTACAACCGAAGCTAAATGGATATGTCTAACAATCTTTCTAGTAGCTGCATTAACCGATTGGTTAGACGGCTATTTAGCACGGAAACTCAACCAAATTAGCGATTTAGGCAAATTTCTTGACCCTTTAGTTGATAAATTCTTAGTACTTGCACCATTGATGGTATTGATTGAATTAGGCAAAGTCCCCGCTTGGGGAGTATTTCTTATCTTAGCGCGAGAATTAGCGATCGCAGGTTGGCGAGTCAATCAAACTCAAATTACTGGGGCGAATATTTGGGGTAAACTCAAAACTGTCAGTCAAATCATTGCGATCGCACTTTTAATTGCACCCTTATCAGCAGATTGGCAAATCCCAGCCATAACTGCATTTTGGGTTTCCGTCATTCTGACATTAATCTCTGGGGCAATTTATCTGCTACCCTCATCTGATTAA
- a CDS encoding MBL fold metallo-hydrolase, producing MSNTELSDSQSHLTEKQATPLSNSSGEFVVQFWGVRGLVATPSGNTTRYGGNTACVEMRVGAKHLIFDGGTGLRLLGKTWQELEQPIEAYLFFTNSQSNRIQGFPFFGPAFVAKNRFHIYGSAASNSASIKQCLCDQMLQPHFPYPLQVMQSELHFHNINPGSEVKLGDLTIHTALINKHQRSVGYRVNWQGYSVAYITDLSKDPEQVEQDKILKLIQGVDLLIANSTYAPPTAHNNDSSNLQWQTAVDLASKAGVNSLVISHYHPDDDDDFLDRVQSEVKSSFPKALLAREGMVLSVSK from the coding sequence ATGTCAAATACTGAACTGTCGGATTCCCAAAGCCACTTAACTGAGAAACAAGCCACCCCGCTATCAAATTCATCTGGGGAATTTGTGGTGCAATTCTGGGGTGTGAGAGGTTTGGTTGCTACTCCAAGCGGCAATACCACGCGCTATGGTGGAAATACTGCTTGTGTGGAAATGCGTGTAGGTGCAAAGCATTTAATTTTTGATGGGGGTACTGGCTTAAGGTTATTGGGTAAAACTTGGCAAGAATTGGAACAGCCAATAGAAGCCTATCTATTTTTTACTAATTCCCAGTCCAATCGCATTCAAGGGTTTCCTTTTTTTGGCCCTGCGTTTGTTGCTAAAAATCGCTTTCATATTTACGGTTCAGCCGCCTCAAACAGCGCCTCAATCAAGCAATGTCTGTGCGATCAAATGCTGCAACCACACTTTCCCTACCCGTTACAGGTGATGCAGTCAGAATTGCATTTCCACAATATAAATCCTGGTAGCGAAGTAAAGCTAGGGGATCTCACGATTCACACAGCATTAATTAACAAACATCAGCGTTCCGTTGGCTATCGAGTTAATTGGCAAGGTTATAGCGTTGCTTACATCACCGACTTGTCTAAAGATCCTGAGCAAGTAGAACAAGATAAAATTTTAAAGCTAATTCAAGGGGTTGATTTGCTGATTGCTAATAGTACCTATGCTCCCCCGACTGCTCACAATAATGATTCATCTAATTTACAGTGGCAAACTGCTGTGGATTTAGCTAGCAAAGCTGGCGTTAATAGCTTAGTTATCTCTCATTATCATCCAGATGATGATGATGATTTTCTCGATCGCGTGCAATCTG
- the panD gene encoding aspartate 1-decarboxylase, translated as MQRTLLLAKIHNCTLTGANINYVGSISIDNILLQKSGILPYEQVQVVNSANGERFITYAIPAPAYSGIIELNGAAARLGIIGDRLIIMAYGQFTQEELQNYSPTVVIVDENNRLLEVRHYDDLLSKA; from the coding sequence ATGCAGCGTACTCTCCTTTTGGCAAAAATTCACAACTGTACCCTCACAGGGGCCAATATCAACTATGTGGGTAGTATCAGTATAGATAATATTCTGTTGCAAAAATCTGGAATCTTACCCTATGAACAGGTACAAGTCGTGAATAGTGCTAATGGTGAGCGTTTTATTACCTATGCGATCCCCGCTCCAGCCTATTCTGGAATTATTGAGCTAAATGGGGCTGCCGCACGTCTAGGCATTATAGGCGATCGCCTGATTATAATGGCCTACGGGCAGTTCACTCAGGAAGAGTTACAAAATTACTCGCCTACGGTCGTCATTGTAGACGAAAACAACCGACTATTGGAAGTACGGCACTACGATGACCTGCTCAGTAAGGCCTAA
- a CDS encoding tetratricopeptide repeat protein, whose product MYLSLKYISTVTAILLTLCLPISEIIIGTKSALAQTSPNSKVEANTLSQEAGKLLRQGKFLEALELLKKALEIRQTIKDRMGESFSLISIGKVYSKIGQYPQALAAYQQALAIRRQIGAKAGEVDVLYKIAEVYDKIGQYPQALEYYQQALNIAKTVGSRTAESDTLNGIGAAYRSVGQYAQALDYHQQALTIARKTNDQIEEAESLNKIGVVYRHLGEYNKALELYQQALAITKKIGDRLLEGDTLGNIGVVYDYAGQYAQALNYYQQALNIFQQLRNQQLVGITLNNLGSVHHSLGKYANALDLYQQALTITREGGSRTTEASTLVNMGLLYRHQNDYSQAGDVYQQALAIQREIGDKPGESITLSNLGTLLERQQKPELAITFYKQSVNVTEDIRRSLRVLPKNLQKSYTDNVAGKYRRLADLLLRQNRLVEAQQILDLLKIQEADEYLNQVSEKSNTSQQIDLLTEEQKIVSQLQTIQGKEIALGKQLVALRQTCQNQCATTQKQRIAELEALQQQTRQQFNTFINSTDVKSLVSQLNATAQEQNLRLSHLNKLRSNLPKDTVLLYPLVLDDRLELILVSNYAPPIRRTVAVKKPELNQKIAQLRQAITQRGINPKPSASQLYEWLIKPIDLDLKEAQAKTIIYAPDAQLRYLPLSALYDGQQWLIQRFAIYNITAASIDDLKTQRQTNLRALAGAFSQGSYSFQVGSQNYNFDGLTYAGKEVEVLSRIIQNTTKVLDKDFSPNAIVPKLNNYNIVHLATHATFTPGKPEESFILFGNGERVTLRDVKNWNLPNVDLIVLSACETGVGDKLGNGEEILGFGYLMQLAGAKSTIASLWVVDDGGTQALMNEFYAALKNPNISKSQAIRQAQLALITGNFQFLDKVKNQINTTANTTVDFSHPYYWAPFILIGNGL is encoded by the coding sequence ATGTATCTCAGCTTGAAATATATTTCAACGGTTACGGCGATTTTGCTAACGCTATGTTTGCCTATATCAGAAATTATTATCGGCACAAAGAGTGCATTAGCGCAGACATCGCCAAACTCTAAAGTAGAAGCCAATACGCTTTCCCAAGAGGCGGGGAAGTTATTACGTCAAGGGAAATTTTTAGAAGCATTGGAGTTATTGAAAAAAGCCTTAGAGATTCGCCAAACTATCAAAGATAGAATGGGCGAGAGTTTTTCTCTCATTAGTATTGGTAAAGTTTATAGCAAAATAGGGCAGTATCCTCAGGCTTTAGCAGCTTATCAACAAGCTTTGGCAATTCGTAGACAAATTGGTGCGAAAGCAGGTGAAGTTGATGTTCTTTATAAAATTGCCGAAGTTTATGACAAAATTGGGCAGTATCCCCAAGCGTTGGAATACTATCAGCAGGCTTTAAACATTGCTAAAACTGTTGGCTCTCGCACTGCAGAAAGCGATACTCTGAATGGTATAGGTGCTGCTTACAGAAGTGTAGGGCAGTATGCTCAAGCTTTAGATTATCATCAACAAGCTTTAACTATTGCCAGAAAAACTAACGACCAAATCGAAGAAGCCGAAAGCTTGAATAAAATTGGCGTAGTTTATCGACATTTGGGTGAATATAACAAAGCTTTGGAGTTATATCAGCAAGCCTTAGCTATTACTAAAAAAATTGGCGATCGCTTACTTGAAGGTGATACTTTGGGTAACATCGGCGTAGTGTATGATTATGCTGGTCAGTATGCTCAAGCTTTAAATTATTATCAGCAAGCTTTAAATATTTTCCAACAACTCCGCAATCAGCAGTTAGTAGGAATAACGCTGAATAATCTGGGCAGTGTTCATCACAGTCTTGGTAAATATGCCAATGCCTTAGATTTATATCAACAAGCTTTAACTATTACTAGAGAAGGTGGTTCTCGTACTACCGAAGCTAGTACTTTGGTTAATATGGGGTTACTTTATCGCCATCAAAATGATTATTCTCAAGCTGGGGATGTGTATCAACAAGCTTTAGCAATTCAACGGGAAATAGGCGATAAACCAGGAGAAAGTATCACCTTAAGTAACTTAGGAACTTTATTAGAAAGGCAGCAAAAACCAGAGTTAGCCATTACATTTTATAAACAATCTGTAAATGTTACTGAAGATATTCGTCGTTCCCTACGTGTTTTACCAAAAAATCTCCAGAAATCCTACACTGATAATGTAGCTGGTAAATATCGCCGTTTGGCTGATTTATTGCTGCGACAAAATCGCCTAGTGGAAGCACAACAAATACTAGATTTACTCAAAATCCAAGAAGCAGATGAATATCTGAATCAAGTAAGCGAGAAGTCAAACACCTCTCAGCAGATAGATTTACTTACCGAAGAACAAAAAATTGTTTCTCAGCTACAGACAATTCAAGGTAAAGAAATAGCGTTAGGAAAACAACTTGTAGCCTTAAGACAAACTTGCCAAAATCAATGTGCTACTACCCAAAAACAGCGTATTGCGGAACTAGAAGCATTGCAACAGCAAACTCGTCAACAATTTAATACTTTTATTAATAGTACTGATGTTAAATCATTAGTCAGCCAATTAAATGCAACTGCTCAAGAGCAAAATCTGCGCCTGTCGCATTTAAATAAATTACGCAGTAATCTGCCAAAAGATACTGTTCTACTATATCCTTTGGTTTTAGATGATAGACTGGAACTGATTTTAGTTTCTAATTATGCGCCACCAATACGTCGGACTGTCGCAGTTAAAAAACCAGAATTAAATCAAAAGATAGCGCAATTACGTCAAGCAATAACTCAGCGTGGTATCAATCCTAAACCATCAGCTAGTCAACTTTATGAATGGTTGATTAAACCTATAGATTTAGACTTAAAAGAAGCACAGGCGAAAACAATTATTTATGCACCTGATGCACAGCTGCGTTATCTACCTTTATCAGCTTTATATGATGGTCAACAATGGCTAATACAACGCTTTGCCATTTACAATATTACTGCTGCGAGCATTGATGATTTAAAAACTCAACGTCAAACTAATTTACGTGCTTTAGCAGGTGCGTTTAGCCAAGGTAGTTATAGTTTTCAAGTAGGTTCACAAAATTACAACTTTGATGGTTTGACTTATGCTGGTAAAGAAGTAGAAGTTTTGTCTCGAATTATTCAGAATACTACTAAAGTTTTAGATAAAGATTTTTCTCCCAATGCTATTGTTCCAAAACTAAATAATTACAATATAGTACACTTAGCAACTCACGCAACATTTACACCAGGTAAACCTGAAGAATCGTTTATTTTATTTGGTAATGGCGAAAGAGTTACTTTGCGGGATGTAAAAAATTGGAACCTACCCAATGTAGATTTAATCGTGCTAAGTGCTTGCGAAACTGGAGTAGGTGATAAATTAGGTAATGGTGAAGAAATTCTGGGTTTTGGATATCTCATGCAACTAGCAGGTGCAAAAAGTACTATTGCATCATTATGGGTTGTCGATGATGGTGGTACTCAGGCTTTAATGAATGAATTTTATGCTGCGTTAAAAAATCCCAATATTAGTAAATCTCAGGCGATTAGACAAGCACAATTAGCTTTGATAACAGGAAATTTTCAGTTTTTGGATAAGGTGAAAAATCAAATTAACACAACAGCAAATACCACTGTAGATTTTAGCCATCCCTATTACTGGGCACCATTTATTTTAATTGGTAATGGTCTGTGA
- a CDS encoding inorganic diphosphatase, translating to MDLSRIPPQPKPGLINVLIEIAGGSKNKYEFDKDLQAFALDRVLYSSVKYPYDYGFVPNTLADDGDPLDGMVIIDEPTFPGCIIAARPIGFLEMIDGGDRDEKILCVPDKDPRYAQVQSLKDVPSHRLDEIAEFFRSYKNLEKKVTEILGWQDVDKVKALVDKSIKAAQG from the coding sequence GTGGATTTATCCCGTATACCACCCCAACCAAAACCGGGTCTAATCAACGTTCTGATTGAAATTGCAGGCGGGAGTAAAAATAAATACGAGTTCGACAAAGACTTACAAGCTTTTGCCTTAGACCGGGTACTTTATTCATCGGTAAAATATCCTTATGACTACGGCTTTGTGCCCAACACTTTAGCTGATGACGGCGATCCTCTCGATGGGATGGTGATCATTGATGAACCTACCTTTCCTGGCTGTATAATTGCTGCACGACCCATTGGCTTCTTAGAAATGATTGATGGTGGCGATCGCGACGAGAAAATTCTTTGCGTTCCTGACAAAGATCCGCGCTACGCTCAAGTACAATCTTTAAAGGATGTACCATCACACCGCTTGGATGAAATCGCTGAATTTTTCCGCAGTTATAAAAATCTGGAAAAGAAAGTAACTGAAATTCTCGGTTGGCAAGATGTTGACAAGGTCAAAGCTTTGGTAGATAAGTCAATTAAAGCTGCTCAAGGATAA